In Choloepus didactylus isolate mChoDid1 chromosome X, mChoDid1.pri, whole genome shotgun sequence, a genomic segment contains:
- the P2RY4 gene encoding LOW QUALITY PROTEIN: P2Y purinoceptor 4 (The sequence of the model RefSeq protein was modified relative to this genomic sequence to represent the inferred CDS: substituted 1 base at 1 genomic stop codon) codes for MASTDSLLLKSLDPDNKVELDCWFDEEFKFILLPVSYAVVFVLGMGLNAPTLWLFLFRLRPWEATATYMFHLALSDTLYVLSLPTLIYYYAARNHWPFGTGLCKFVRFLFYXNLYCSVLFLTCISVHRYLGICHPLQALCWGRPRLAGLLCLAVWFIVAGRLMPSPFFVTTSTKGATILCHDTTQPEEFDHYVHFSSAVMGLLFGVPCLVTLVCYGLMARRLYRPLPGAAQSSSHLRSLRTITVVLTVFALCFVPFHITRTIYYMARLMEADCQVLNIVNVVYKVTRPLASANSCLDPVLYLLTGDKYRHQLRQLCSSGGGVQPSMAASSLALVSLPEYSSCRLGVTPQDSTCPTPRADRWKLGSERKGGECRAEVKESHRDT; via the coding sequence ATGGCCAGTACAGACTCCTTGCTGCTCAAATCCCTAGACCCAGACAACAAGGTGGAGCTGGACTGCTGGTTTGATGAAGAGTTCAAGTTCATCCTGCTGCCTGTGAGCTATGCAGTTGTCTTTGTGCTAGGCATGGGCCTCAACGCCCCGACCCTCTGGCTCTTCCTCTTTCGCCTCAGACCTTGGGAAGCAACAGCCACATATATGTTTCACTTGGCATTGTCAGACACCTTGTATGTTCTGTCGCTGCCGACCCTCATCTACTATTACGCAGCCCGCAACCACTGGCCCTTCGGCACCGGGCTCTGCAAGTTTGTGCGCTTTCTCTTCTACTAGAACCTCTACTGTAGTGTCCTTTTCCTCACTTGCATCAGCGTGCACCGCTACCTGGGCATCTGCCACCCGCTGCAGGCACTATGTTGGGGCCGCCCGCGACTCGCAGGCCTTCTCTGCCTGGCGGTCTGGTTCATCGTAGCTGGCCGCCTCATGCCCAGTCCGTTCTTTGTCACGACCAGCACCAAGGGGGCCACCATCCTGTGCCATGACACCACTCAGCCTGAGGAGTTTGACCACTATGTGCACTTCAGTTCTGCAGTCATGGGACTGCTCTTTGGCGTGCCCTGCTTGGTCACTCTGGTCTGCTATGGGCTCATGGCCCGGCGCCTGTATCGGCCCCTGCCGGGGGCTGCCCAGTCATCTTCTCATCTCCGTTCCCTCCGCACCATCACTGTGGTGCTGACTGTCTTTGCTCTCTGCTTTGTACCTTTCCACATCACCCGCACCATTTATTACATGGCAAGGCTGATGGAAGCTGACTGCCAGGTGTTGAACATTGTCAACGTGGTCTACAAAGTGACTCGGCCCCTGGCCAGTGCCAACAGCTGCCTGGATCCTGTGCTCTACCTGCTCACTGGGGACAAGTATCGACATCAGCTCAGGCAGCTCTGCAGtagtggggggggggtgcagcCCTCCATGGCTGCCTCCTCTTTGGCACTTGTGTCCCTGCCTGAGTATAGCAGCTGCAGGTTGGGGGTGACCCCCCAAGACAGCACCTGCCCAACCCCTAGGGCAGATAGATGGAAGCTAGGAAGTGAGAGAAAAGGAGGTGAGTGCAGGGCAGAGGTGAAGGAATCTCACAGGGACACCTGA